The following are encoded together in the Parabacteroides chongii genome:
- a CDS encoding TonB-dependent receptor, which yields MKRKYFSIKQLGLFLAMGVISTSVYANTALQSVKITVNHKNAPISKVLDDIERQTGYSILVRNNDINIKQKVTVNVTDETLNQVLADVFKGMDVKYDIENKTISIYKPKVTSTITSAVDQNKKIISGMIVDPNGEPVIGANILEKGTTDNGTISDIDGKFSLNVDDNATLLVSFVGFKNMEIPVKGKNSLKITMANDTELLDEVVVVGYLTQKKTSLTGAVSNMKMEENLTTIPTASAANLLAGKMAGVNISSKNGLPGTNPSLKIRTVSSWKEEKYNPQPVTYVIDGVVRDATSFNAMSANEIEDISVLKDAASAAIYGSRSSGGVVIVTTKKGKIGKPTINYSYGFSVDTRTKSYDLTDGVQTAEIYNRVNPEATNKWTQEEIDHIRSINNGYGYNQLDEVYQNPTTQTHNINISGGNDRIHYFGAASYMKQEGFLSPLTYDKYNIRMNVTADVTDDFELYTGFSLTNDKIGRIASDGTDWAYDTYGKLRIWQPEQPVFTDSGKFVDYGWIGNVGARVLGADGYRHDKRLNPTFTVKGTYKMPFLKGLSASVQYNKTWTHSTVNGYYTNYDMYITKHSGANGRIMSTRDEDIIAVKRSTQYGRDYIRKDSKWGDTQQLNFYLNYANTFNDVHNVAAVLLTEWSEGFNDSVYGLRETFPTYQTDQFWAAGSSREFTSGGGDPSAKNGRMSYVGQFSYSYANKYLLGFSFREDGSMNFAPSQRWGFFPAGSLGWVLSEENFFNKKWIQFMKIRGSVGLTGDDSVGGWQWQESYTATKLNDNNDIKGAYFGKNPSKHVGLNYGNVVNPNLTWEKALNYNIGLDMSFLDHWNLSADYWFRKSYDILDNRQATLPTTFSRDMPAENYGKMNAQGIDLQLGYRGNSREFNYFGNLTLSYGWNEIKYKDYAENAQWIDIPIGTSTTRWIGYDFDRIIRTQEELDAFNAAHPNYSFKGMKPELGMLVYKDHSGPDGKPDGVVDSWDRVVLRNKNFPVQYGLNLGGSWKGLSLDMMFSGELGKDRSFRDLAGNVEWNRMWSEWYDNSWTPENPNAMLPKQKSANEPRSYKDDECQFWLKKTNFMRLKYITLSYDLPKNQFYNKLFDNVRLFVTGSNLFVWSSFKYYDPELENGNAYPIMRSFNFGIDVKF from the coding sequence ATGAAAAGAAAGTATTTCTCAATCAAACAATTGGGTTTATTTTTGGCGATGGGCGTAATATCTACTTCTGTATATGCCAATACGGCATTACAAAGCGTGAAAATTACAGTAAATCACAAAAATGCCCCTATTAGTAAAGTTCTTGATGACATAGAACGACAAACAGGTTATTCAATCCTGGTACGTAATAATGATATTAATATCAAACAAAAGGTTACGGTAAATGTAACTGATGAAACCTTAAACCAAGTTTTGGCCGATGTCTTTAAGGGAATGGACGTTAAGTATGATATTGAAAACAAGACAATATCTATCTACAAACCGAAAGTAACATCTACTATTACTTCGGCTGTAGACCAAAACAAAAAAATAATTTCCGGTATGATCGTTGATCCGAATGGTGAACCGGTAATTGGTGCTAATATTTTAGAGAAAGGAACCACAGATAATGGAACAATTTCTGATATTGATGGAAAGTTTTCTTTAAATGTAGATGATAATGCGACTTTGCTTGTCTCTTTTGTCGGTTTTAAAAATATGGAAATTCCGGTAAAAGGGAAAAATTCACTCAAGATAACGATGGCAAATGATACAGAGTTATTGGATGAAGTGGTTGTTGTCGGTTATTTGACACAGAAAAAAACATCGTTGACAGGAGCTGTCTCTAATATGAAGATGGAAGAAAACCTGACAACCATTCCTACTGCCTCAGCCGCGAATTTGTTGGCAGGAAAAATGGCTGGTGTCAATATTTCCTCTAAAAATGGACTTCCTGGAACGAACCCGAGTTTGAAGATCCGTACTGTTTCTTCCTGGAAGGAGGAAAAGTACAATCCACAGCCGGTAACTTATGTTATTGATGGTGTCGTTAGAGATGCTACCTCTTTCAATGCGATGAGTGCAAATGAAATTGAGGACATTTCTGTATTGAAAGATGCTGCTTCGGCTGCTATTTACGGATCACGTTCTTCTGGTGGTGTTGTTATCGTAACAACCAAAAAAGGTAAGATCGGAAAACCGACTATCAACTATTCATACGGTTTCTCTGTCGATACACGTACAAAGAGTTACGATCTGACAGACGGTGTACAAACAGCGGAGATATACAATCGTGTTAACCCTGAAGCAACTAATAAATGGACTCAGGAGGAAATAGACCATATACGGTCTATTAACAACGGGTATGGATACAACCAGTTGGATGAAGTGTATCAGAATCCGACCACGCAGACACACAATATCAACATCTCAGGTGGTAACGACCGGATTCATTACTTCGGTGCGGCTTCTTACATGAAGCAAGAAGGGTTCTTGTCCCCGCTTACATACGATAAATACAATATCCGTATGAATGTGACGGCTGATGTGACCGATGATTTTGAATTGTATACAGGTTTTTCATTGACAAATGACAAGATCGGTCGTATTGCCAGTGATGGTACGGATTGGGCATACGATACATACGGTAAATTGCGTATCTGGCAGCCGGAACAGCCGGTGTTTACGGATAGTGGTAAATTTGTGGATTACGGTTGGATAGGGAATGTGGGTGCCCGTGTATTGGGTGCTGACGGATATCGTCATGACAAACGTTTGAATCCGACATTTACCGTAAAAGGTACATATAAAATGCCTTTTTTGAAAGGTTTGAGTGCTAGTGTCCAGTATAATAAGACTTGGACCCATAGTACAGTGAACGGATATTATACCAATTATGATATGTACATAACGAAACATTCGGGTGCGAATGGTCGTATTATGTCTACACGTGATGAAGATATTATTGCAGTTAAAAGATCTACTCAGTATGGACGTGATTATATTCGCAAGGATTCCAAATGGGGAGATACACAACAATTGAACTTTTATTTGAATTACGCTAATACATTTAACGATGTCCATAATGTGGCAGCAGTATTGTTGACAGAATGGTCTGAAGGTTTCAATGATAGTGTTTACGGTTTAAGAGAAACATTTCCGACTTATCAAACTGACCAGTTTTGGGCAGCTGGTAGTTCGCGAGAGTTTACCTCAGGAGGAGGGGATCCTTCTGCTAAGAACGGACGTATGTCTTATGTCGGACAGTTCAGTTATTCGTATGCCAATAAATATTTGTTAGGTTTCTCTTTCCGTGAAGATGGTTCTATGAACTTCGCTCCTTCTCAGCGTTGGGGATTCTTCCCTGCTGGTTCTTTAGGTTGGGTATTGTCGGAAGAAAACTTCTTCAACAAAAAGTGGATTCAATTTATGAAGATACGTGGTTCTGTCGGTCTGACCGGTGACGATTCTGTCGGTGGATGGCAATGGCAGGAGTCTTATACAGCAACAAAGCTGAATGATAACAATGATATCAAAGGTGCTTATTTCGGTAAGAATCCTTCTAAACATGTTGGTTTGAATTATGGTAATGTGGTTAATCCGAATCTAACCTGGGAAAAGGCTTTAAACTATAATATTGGTTTGGATATGAGCTTTCTGGATCATTGGAATTTGAGCGCTGATTATTGGTTCCGTAAATCTTATGATATTTTGGATAACCGTCAAGCGACATTGCCGACTACCTTTAGTCGTGACATGCCTGCCGAAAACTACGGTAAGATGAATGCACAAGGTATCGACCTTCAGTTGGGATATAGAGGGAATAGTCGTGAATTCAATTACTTTGGTAATTTGACACTGTCCTATGGTTGGAACGAAATCAAATACAAAGATTATGCAGAGAATGCTCAATGGATTGACATTCCTATTGGTACATCCACAACTCGTTGGATCGGATATGATTTTGACCGTATCATTCGTACACAAGAAGAGTTGGACGCTTTTAACGCAGCACATCCGAATTATTCATTTAAAGGTATGAAGCCGGAATTAGGTATGCTGGTTTATAAAGACCACTCAGGTCCTGATGGTAAACCTGATGGCGTTGTTGATAGCTGGGACCGTGTTGTATTACGTAACAAGAACTTCCCTGTTCAGTATGGTTTGAACTTGGGTGGTAGTTGGAAAGGTTTGAGTTTGGATATGATGTTCTCCGGTGAATTAGGTAAAGACCGTTCATTCCGTGATTTGGCAGGTAATGTAGAGTGGAACCGTATGTGGTCGGAGTGGTATGATAATAGTTGGACACCCGAAAACCCGAATGCTATGCTTCCGAAACAGAAGAGTGCCAATGAGCCGAGATCATATAAAGATGACGAATGCCAGTTCTGGCTGAAGAAGACCAATTTTATGCGTCTGAAATACATTACATTGAGCTATGATTTACCTAAAAATCAATTCTATAATAAGCTGTTTGATAATGTTCGACTTTTCGTGACGGGATCAAATCTCTTTGTTTGGAGTAGCTTCAAATATTATGATCCGGAATTGGAAAATGGTAATGCCTATCCGATCATGCGGTCATTCAATTTTGGTATTGATGTTAAATTTTAA